The sequence below is a genomic window from Alosa alosa isolate M-15738 ecotype Scorff River chromosome 5, AALO_Geno_1.1, whole genome shotgun sequence.
CAGCAGACCAAAGGGGCCCAACAAATAACGCGGCAGTGTACGCATGGCACAAATATGCAATCAGGCGTGAGGCGGACACCATGGGACGAtgcacccaccacacacattttctgtgtctcactctcacatacacacacacacacacacacacacacacacacacacacacacatggtactGAGGCCATGCTGTGACAGTAGGTCAGCGCTCTTTGGCTTTTCAGCACTGATCATGAGTAATGCAGGAGGGTAAATTGTGAGGCATCCTATGTGTGCCTCCGGATTATGGTCCATGCATTTGACCACTAGGACCAAAGCTGTAACTGAATGGTAGCACTAGcagtaaaataaataagatGTATGATTACAGTTTACAGTGCTCAGGGCTAGTAAATAAAACCACTCGTCTGATGGCAAAAAGACGGTGTACACAGGACACTCCTTCGCAGGGAGCAAAATAATCTCAGTGATATGTATCTGTGAACTACATAGCCAATATCTTGTGACAAGAACTTGATTCAAAGCCAAAGTGCTGACAAATCAACCTCAAGCAACCACTGGAACCAAAAAGGCAGACATACACAATTCACAACAGAGGCCATAAAAGCAGAAGAAACCAAAAGAAGGAAGAAAGTGAGATAAATCTGTCAGCATAAAGGTCAGGTCTATGAAGCAATGACTTCTTCCCCCTTCCCATGACATGAAGGGATGAAGAGGCCTTGACAACCCCAATCAAATGTATatcatatataaatatttttcccCTTTTCATGGTCATGTTCTCAAAGCACACTAGCCTGTAGTGGTTGCTCCCTCCACCACTGGATCCAGTCATCCAGAGACCAGGCTTATTGTTTGACCGTCAGTTCTGCTTGACCTCTCCTCCTGCTACCATCATGATCTTCAGCAAATATTTCAACATGCCTCTCTCACACTGGCTTATCTGAGCATACATGAAAGCATCAGAAAGCACCTCAGATTATTAACAGATGACAGAGAGACAACATCAGGACGACCCAACTGCTCCAATTCAGGCGATATGTAACAGGACGAATTGCTTCACCATTACACTCAAATGCACTAAGGGCAGAAACGCATCAATTCAACCTGTGAAACTGTCTAAAGGGATCTCATTAAATCTGAAGCGCATCCTAAATGACTCCTACACCAACTACGTCCCCCTAACTCCTTTGCATATAACTCTGCTGTGTGCATCGAGATCAAATCAGTGTTTGAGCTGCTGAACAACACTCAACCTTGTATACCATGACACATAAGCATGAGCCAGACTTCACCTCACCTAACCTCAGGACTCTGTGGTCTCATGTCCCATGTGATCATATTGCCAATGGCCATGCTTTTCTCAAGAGGCCCTTCACTGTGATGTGCATGTCAGGTGAATCTAAAACGAGCCTCCTTCACAATGTACAAGACCCAATTCATGCCAAACAAAAGCATGTTCAGTACACAGAAAAAAAGCTAtgttacaaacacatacacacacacacccaaacccaTAAAAAAAAGTCACGAGTTGCTGGGGGGAAAAGTACCACAGTGTTTCTATAACAGAATCAACTGAAAGACTTTCATTCAGGGAAATGGAAAGATTAATGTAACTTCATTACCAACCAACACAACAACCTCTATCTGTGCAAAGGTGTTCACAGCTTAGCGATTTAATCCAACAGCAAGTGATGCCTCCTCTACTGGAACAAAAAGACTGCGAAGGAGTACTTTTGAACATGATTACAAGCAACCGACGTATTAAGAAGAGATGGTTTGGGGGCGTTGAGTCAGGGACTTGATCTGCACATGCTTCCCTTTTCACTGAAATGAAGAAGCGAGAAGGAATGAACACTATGCAGAAACATGCTATTACCTGCTAGCCCTGATAATCACTCAACGAGTGATGAGTGCAATTTGCACGCTGGTACTTCTCATATTTTCCTTCCTCAGTTGTCCCAGTGTCTTGGCTAAATTTCAAGGCAACTTCCCCTACTTAAGTAAATCAGCCATCTATTGCTGTTAGCAATTGTTTGTTGTGAACAGAGACTGCTGTGGTCATCAGTATTTTCCAGAGAAAATGTGACTATAATAAGTGAGATAGCCTATAGAGGTAACATACAAAAGTATAAGGATTGTAATTTAAGCAAATGTAATGAaagttttttctctcttcttaaCATTAAAAGCAAGAGTGACCTGATGCAAGCAGAAATGGATCGGATCTTCAACCACATGAGATGTAGAAGACTATGTTGACAAAATTCGGGCGTGTGCCGAGATTAGTGATAAGAACTGTAAGGAGCGTAACGTCATctacttgataagtcatatccACAATGGAGGACCATGATCCTAAGGGTTTTTAAAACGAATGACCACATAAACGCGTCTAATATTAATCTGGGTATGCAACAACGGCAATTTGTTATAAATACTGTATTCTAGATCAGATGAGAGTCTGTAGTGCAAGTATAGGTTACGAAGCGAGTGACCTCGCTAGACAAATCCCCGACGCTTTTCCATGAAGTTGTCTGTGAATGAAGGCTAAGAAGAATAATCGATAACGACGAAATAACTTTAGACTATTACCCAGTCACAACAATGCTGTAGGGTAAAACAGTTTGTTGgtcatttttttctgtcatgTAAAAACTCACTGAAGCAAAGGTTCAATGTGTTGACAGACAAGAGGATGACTAACTCTATTCTAGTTCGAATGTGACCATTTCAATACCACACTCGTGAGACGAATACAATGGACAGCTCAATTATCTAAATCACTCCCCAATCAGATCAAAAACACAGTTCGTCCGAGGGTCAACACAAGGCTAACCAGCTGCTCCAATTCCTAGCTAGGTTAATGTTAGCTTACTGCTTTACTTGGCAACTAGGGGCTAACCTTACACCAGCTGCTAAGCTAACTGGATCAGACACAAAGACTGTGCTTCACCATGGGCATTAGAAATACAGAAAATGTACTTACAATAAAAAACTCATTTTTCCTTGAGACTGTAGTTCTTCCTCAGTACCAGACACCTGTCAGTTCTCTCCAAGACTAGACCAGTCAAAACAGGGGTTTCCCCGTCAAATGTTAGTCCTCAGAGCAGGTCTGTgactactcctctcctctagtCCCTTCGAGTCGCTGTGCAGACAAACTTCTCCTTCCCCTTCCAAAGTCTCGATGCGCTGCAACTGTCGCGAGACTAAGTACAGCAGCATGGAAAAAAGTTACAGTTTACTATTATGTTTAATTATGTAGAGCCATTTGATAATAAGGCTACTTTTACAGTAAATCGTCCACTTACAGTGCTAAATTATAGGCCATATTCATTATACATTTTCACTATCTATTTTTAgagtaaacacacaaatacattctAACTTGTCAAATAGCCATGTTTATTATGGTAAACGTTGAGAGGactaattcaaattcaaagttgcttcattagcatgactgtagcctatgtgaacagtgttgccaaaacaATGTTGACAGTGACAGCATAGTGCACTCTTCTCTAACTACTGTCAGTTAGTCCGCCTAAGCACTAGATGGCGATATTTGACAAAACGTTGCAAACATAGTTTTGACTTTTCCCTTGTTCTTCACTTTGTCAGCCGAATGACCTCTGACTTACAAGAACCAACATGCCGGCTTATGAACGAGAAACAGGTCAACACAAGGATTAATAACACGCAGCACACGGTTCACCAGACACCAAAAGTTTAAAGTATATTCGGAAGCTAACGATATGAAATAATTTCAAGGAAGGACTACAGGAAAATTTACATTAAAGCTGTCTGTCATGTCTGGGTACTGCAGGACTGTGTTGATATCAGCTCTGTGTCGTTCTCTCGGTGGAATTCGGCAACCATGCACCAAGATATTTCATCAAAACAAACCTTATCAAACTCAAGCTCTGTGGTTTTTATTTGACCGACATGATCGTCCACGGTATCATCACTGGTCTACCAGTCAATCGCATACATTTCTTCTGAACGTCAAGTCAACGTGGGCGTCATGTCGGAGTATCCAGTCATCCGAGGTAATGAATCGATAGAGTTGACGTAACCTAACCTAGCTTAGAAACCAAATGTAAATCATAAACAGGGCACAGTTTAAGTAATACCTGCTGCATATTCATCATCGACTTCAGCCCTCcagtgtgtgcggtgtgtttgTAGATTGTTCTCTGTATTCTCATTGAGGTTTCTCATGCAACATGTTCTGCTTATTTGGTCAGCTAACCTGCATTGTCCTGTTGAACTGTCTAATACTATTTAGGCAGGTGTTCCATTCAAGGAGGAAGAGTACCCACCTCTACCAGAGTATAATGCAAACGCACAGCCCGGGACAAAGGATGTTTTCATAGTCCGTATCAAGGGCTTGCCCTGGTCCTGCAAAAAAGAGGATTTATTGGAATTTTTCTCTGGTAGGTGAAGCTCACCCAGTATCTAGTTAAGCTTAATGTCCCCCATCAACCATCCATACACTAATGTTTATGGTTTGCCTGCCATCTTATTAACAAGCatatgtgtttgttgttttgtcttgtcttgCCACAGAGTGCAGGATTCGTGAAGGAGCAAAAGGAATTCATTTCATGCATCTCAAAGATGGGAGACCGAATGGACAAGCTTTCATGGAGATGGAGACTGAGGAGGATGTCAGCAAGGCTTTGGAGAGACACAGGCAGTACCTAGGACCTCGCTACATCGAAGGTTTGTATTATTGATCGTGCTAATGCTAGATGGAAAGTCCAAACTCATCaatcaagctctctctctcaagccaTGGAATTTTTTTATTACAAGTGTTCTCGTTTTCCAGAGACTTTCATTCAATGTTAACTGAAGATGGACAACTGTATTAAGGAATCTTGTGGTGTCATTACGTCTAGCTCGCTAACGTGGTAACATGACTGGTATTCTGAGCACcctctgtgtgttttgcagtgttTGAAGTGACAGAACAAGACGCAGAGGCCATACTGCAGGGGGACAGTCCGCTGTCGGATGACGGAGTGGTCCGGCTTAGAGGCCTACCTTTCAGCTGTACAGAGAAGGACATCATCCAGTTCTTTTCAGGTCCATTAAATTTCATCATGTACTTTACTTGAATCATCATACCTTACTGTTACAAAGTGTAATTTCGTACATTATGTATGTACCTCACTTAATTGTAACCA
It includes:
- the grsf1 gene encoding G-rich sequence factor 1 — encoded protein: MSGYCRTVLISALCRSLGGIRQPCTKIFHQNKPYQTQALWFLFDRHDRPRYHHWSTSQSHTFLLNVKSTWASCRSIQSSEAGVPFKEEEYPPLPEYNANAQPGTKDVFIVRIKGLPWSCKKEDLLEFFSECRIREGAKGIHFMHLKDGRPNGQAFMEMETEEDVSKALERHRQYLGPRYIEVFEVTEQDAEAILQGDSPLSDDGVVRLRGLPFSCTEKDIIQFFSGLDIVENGVTLVSNARGQSNGQAYVQFASQEMAAKALERDKEVIGHRYVEIFPSCKSEIVSQYRRKTQEAPAVPLSRIPIPNRGTLTPSASETAGGQRLRAGRSAASQVFAASIHFVHLRGLPFGATAEDIVEFFAPLRVARIMMEYYSDGQASGEAEVHFRSHEDAVAAMSKDKEYIQNRYIELFLNSKGGQS